Genomic window (Branchiostoma lanceolatum isolate klBraLanc5 chromosome 13, klBraLanc5.hap2, whole genome shotgun sequence):
tcaagggtaacacaattccagtttaggacgcagcgacgccgccagcgtgccgcgggtccagtgagaggggggctttaacaaGCTCGTTACAAAAACTGAACTTCAGTAACAAAACGTCCATCATAGTGAACCTTTCAACAAGTCTTAAGTTGAATCGAATATAGTTTCTAGCAAAATTCCCGGAGGGCTAAATCTTCTGGGccaaaattatgttaatgaacaCAGCAATCCAATCATCTTGGTCCTGATAGATTGTTTtattgtgtttctttttcataATGTACACATCTTTGAATTCCACGTAGCATGGCAATATAAATATAATTCGAACAAACCCACTGTTTGGCAGCATTAAGAAGCCATATACAATATTATCTCTGTGCGTCCTGGATTCTTTTATCGACGATtattactaacataattccgatTGTCGACTGAAGCGTGATTGTTCTAGTGCAGATTGTACATAAGATGGCCGCCCTGACAATGTCAACGAAATATACATACAATATTGTTATTGCTTGTGAAATCGCTATATTGTGGATAGGTATAGTTACAGGTTTGACGAATGTCAAGCCTGTTCTATTTTTCCTCGGGAACacgggcgccgccatgttggtgtggTTTGCGGGCGCCATCTTGTTCTGTTCGCAGACAGTACCAGCTGTCCGGTCACGTGATCACCATCCCACACTAGGTATTAGCTCCGTTCTGTCATGTTAAATGACGTCAATACTTTCTGTGACGTTGCACCTTTCCCAGTGTACTAGTGTGACGTTACTATGACTAGTGGAAATGTCTTTTTTAGTTTCACTTGTCGATAATGGACTATTATCTGCTCCACAGTCTGATGGTGTTGCTGTCAACTCTTTTTCAACGTCCTGAGTCCGCACGGAAATTAATGTCTTCTGTGAGTACGGATAGCCTCGGTGCAACGCGGAGAGTATTTGGTGTCTTTTCCTATGTCTTTTGTCTTCGTTCCTCAGCATCCGTATTGCAACAAAGACTAGAAATGTCAGGATGACGGCGCCGGTGATCGGAACTGCAATGACAGCCGCCCGGAACCAGATGGCGCTGCTACTCGGTAGTTCATCGGGCCCAACAGGTGACCAGTCGTTCTGTCTTTCGTGATCTGGGAAAACGGATTATCAAAAGATTGAGTCAGAACACAACAGAATGCTACACTGGACATAATTATGTGCAAGTGCAATTACCTTCATCGTATGTTAAAGTTTCACAAGAACGGACAAATTGTATGGAACAATTTTTCGTGGACTGAGTTCGGACTTCCAAACTAGTGCGAGGTAGATTAACGAAGGAGAAATGTATCGTTTCAAGTTTTGAGATTGCATGTCAAATTTGTAATCTATACCGAAATGGCGTAATGTGATGGGCTGTCACACATTCTCGGGGAATTGAGAATGTGGCGAGATGATCGTGACGATTTATGAATACTGTCGCGTTGACGACAATTGTGGAAAGAAATGTTTGGCACATTTCTGTCATTGGAGAAGCTGCACACCTTCGACCATACGAGATTTATACGGTGGCCCATTCCATATCGTCTAGGCAAATGACAGTGTCGCCTTCGCATCCCATTTCGTTTGTGTACTGATATAAGGGTGAACACTAGACACAATCAGGGAAAAGGACCACCGTAGATTTAGATATTGAATCTATAACATTGACATTTTCAGCGTCCGTACCTGTTCTGTCACTGCTCGTCTGAAAGGTCATCCCTGGGAGGTCGTTATAGTTGCACATGTCTTCTCTACAGCATTGAACCAGCGGCCAGTCCCTGCTGTGCCCCTCGGCGGAACCGTCCGGACAGAGGGCCGGGCTCCTGGACTCCGGCCGGTGGTCGATACAGCCGTGTTCGGGCGGGGAGTTTTTCCGGTAGTCTCCCACTAGGTCGGAGTAACATATTCCCAGCTCGGATTTACACATGTAACCGGTCGTCACACAGGTCGGAGTGTTGCAGTAGCAGCGGATTTCAGCTGCGGATGGCGACAGAAAGTGGAACGTCAGAGGTCAATCAATCATTTTTTTACTGGATACAAATCATACAATGACAGAATTGTATAAAAtgaacttaagaacctctggatggattgtgacgatacaaaaaatgtatcagGTAGGGTAGGTGTTCTGGACATGGATGTCATGGTAGATTTTGGATCCCCCGTGACCTCCTTGAAATATCCCTGTAGTGAAAACGTCCCTGTAGTTCCAGAACAATCTGCTAAGGaaacaaacctacaccacttcttccttacatcaaaaggtatctgccaccaaaaaatcgtgaccatagcatgtccaggacaagagataaaaaaggaagttctgctgcagtacgaaTTAGAGACGCAACAACTACCCACGTGGCCACATGGCAAATATCATCAAAGTCCAGGTTCTTAAATGTTGACCACAAATTTGTGGAAAAGAAACAGGCACACAAACAGTACTTATCTATTTTGCTCTATGTTGTATCCACAATATCTAATTGACCTTTTCatctagcctgattgaatcgatCTTATAGCGGCCCGCCCAACATCCGGCGCCCTCGGACAGCGGACTTGCGTTACACAGGCTACCTTCGATCCATATGGCCCCAATAAAAAGCGTTTGCGGGAATCTTCGAGTTTTTCATGTATAACACTCTATAAGgccacagacaaaaatcagcaacaacaataacaatcaatcaatcgatcgatcgacaATGATGGCTGCTCTAAATATCTCACGGAGGTATGatgtctctgaactcttgttccTGAATGTTGAGCTTTGCCAGTTGACTTCAGTTTGAATTGGCGCATGGCAGCCGGATCTCCGTGTTATTTCTATTGTTGACGTAAAAGTACCCAGACGTGTACAAGTACACTGTACATAGTCACCCCCACCCCCGCCTGTATCAAAGCTAGTCTTGCAGACTACGCTGGCTGTAGGGAGAATgattttgccaggggagtttgaccACCATAGGGGTTCATTCGCCAGGCACAAAGGTggcatgaattttcaaaaaaataagaTATCAGAACACGTTAAAAGAGAGCGTCGAAGTTCTGAATCAGTGAATGTAAATATTGGGGAAACGTTAAGTTAACCTTTCCGCGGACTGCCGGATTCTGCGATCCGTggccccgtaggaaggcctggtggaggctggaTCAAAGCAGAGACAAGTGAGATTGTGGCCAAATGTATGACGTGACTGTACGCGTAAATATGGGCCGAGATTCCTTCCCTACTATGGCATACCGGGGCCCAGCGGGGAGGCGCCCGCACCAGACTCTACTGTCTACCATCCGTCATCTTAATTGGTGACAATTGATGTAAGGACGCtgactgccccccccccccctcccagtcTATCCTAGTATGTGCACTTCGCACTTCCGCGGTTCAAGACGCCAGATGACCCGACCCAATTTAAATGAAGACGTGCCTGTCGTAATCCAAGATAAGTACGTGCAGTTTCCCTCTCCGTGTACGGCTAACTTACTTCCAAGGTCAAGTTTACATAAAAAGGTGGCAAACAGAAAGACTCTTAGACATTTGGACCTCGTTACATCTAATTTTCCCTCCATGTTGTGATGGTTCTAGATCTGATGGGCTGGGGGAGTACAACTggtgtagcctccgttgcagactccttctggctgttctcattttctaagttccagttttactattacatttttttcttgttgttggccgggAAGTTTATTTTGGGGGTTTCAACAGATGCTCTAATGCCGGAAGAGATAAtttaaatgttgaaaatcgcgatgCAGCGCTTCTtgaaaaaataaacgccggcgctcctggaagtctgcaaaggaggctacaacTGGTACAGGTGCAGCCATGAACCTTGCCATGCCTACCGAGGAAAGATATTGCACGATGTATGAACATGCAAGATAGACGAGCTGTCTACCATTATCTATCCAAGTTacaaataaggccatgttgatctgaGTATATGGATGACTTCCGCGCGCGCAACAAGTCCGATTCCAAAACAAAGTTTTCCACCATgttgtaaatcgtacaaagcgaCTACATAATGATTGAATACATACCGTAAAATGCttaaaaaatattggaaaaccaTATtcatgtcgtagaatgccaaatcaattccaaagtcaaagaagaggatgtcaagaaatgaaaatgaagaatctatcattcgcTATGCCATACTTTAtgtatttagtcatttgttcaaccttcctgacaaaGTACAAATCATattgaaggcaattttttttgtagtttGTTAAAATTTCTTCTTATCTCAAACATAAACGTTCCCTTTAAAGGTTTTTGAATAACTGTCCACAAACTTGGCGTCAAACAGCGGGTTTAACCGGATATTTTGAAAACTATGACTTCATGAAGTTCATCGAATAGATCTTGCACATGAAGTCTCAGACAATATTTGATGTGTTTGGGCTTGGAGTATCAATAATAATATTCAATATGCATGTGTCATGGGGacattaattttcattcacATTAACGGCTGTATTTACAGAACTTCTGGGAACACAGAACAACAGTTATTATGAAGAGCATACCCCagacctagcctccgttgcagactcctcccggctgttttcttattcaagtcattgtttttatactattacattttttttcttattgctggccagcaacaagaaaaaaatgtaatagtaaaactgtaacttaaaaaaagaaaacagccggaaggagtctgcaacggaggctaccccAGACCAGCCTTGCTACACGGGATTGTGGGATGGTTTCAATGGTTATATTTCGAGGTAATCTAGTATTTTCGATCGGAACAAAACTAACATCTTAAGCTCCTTGCTTCCATTTAGAGGAGGTTAGTTTTCAGGTTGTCCGGTGGCGACCACAACACCCGTTTCGAGTGCAGACAAAACTGTCCACTTGTCTGTAATTCCTGTGTGTACGACCAACTCCCCTCAGCCTTCTTGGCCCGACCCAAGAGTAAACTTCGCTATCGGCTGAGATAGCGAGTGGCGCCGCCAGTTTACCCACCGGCCTATTGTTTCTTGAGTAGTCGCCGCGCGCCGCCTGACAAACAATGGGCGATTCCCTTAGAGAGTGCTGAATGGAAACGACGCCAGGGCTACCTTTTTAATTGATATGTAAAACTGGCATGTTATACCACGGCCATTTACTTCAGCGCCTTATAGTTTAATTATGTTCAGAGTTAAGGGATAGACAGTAGGTGTTGTTGTAGTCGCCGGGTCTGTTTGGCGAGCGCTAGGCGAGGTTTCCAAAGTTTTGACTAGTGCCCGAGCTCACACATACTTGATAATGCTGTAAACCAGAACCTAAAGAGGCCGGATGTACCCGAGCCGAGCACCGGGTACTTGATAGGACTGGCAGAAAGACGCAAAACACGTCACTCGAGCTAGCAGACTCTGGGCTGAACAATGAACATACACTGTTGTTGTAAAACAAACGACAGTTGTTCCGATGTACAATTCGCCACAGAAAAGAGAACAAGTAGGCGAGGCCTTGATTTGTCGACTTGGTTGTCTAGTTTTCCTTTATAATTCACTGTAAGGAACAATGGTGAGACAATCTTACACAATCTATCAAATGTATTTGACACCATTTCCATTATCACCTTTGCAGACAGTAACTTTATTTTACTCCAATCTGGTCATGAATAAATATCCCGAAAGAGGCACCAGTATACCAGTCAAACTATCAAAATAAAATTGCAAACAATTTGGATTACATGAGTACTTCACTCATGCACTTTTCTTCGTGGCGTTTTCTTGGTGGCTTATGTTTTATTGGTGTTGATAATGATAGATAAAGTGTTAGTAGATTTTAATGGACCGTGGTAAGGGCACACGACGCGTTGTTTTCATAGCTATTCTATGCGCATCAATGTCAACAATAGAGAAAAAATTCAATTATCTTCCCCAAGAAGGTTACGCTTCCGATAACGTTTGTAACTGTGTAACGGAGTTTGAGATATACAGTAGCAGCATATAGTTTGAGGATATATTAATATTTAAGTCTGTTTTATTGTTTCAAAGGTAACAATAGGGTAAGGTTTTAGAATCTAAAAAATTGTGAGTTGTAATTTGCGGAAGTCATAAGTTTGTTTTACAtatcatttgtaaaaaaaaacgtacacaattcaaacttttcattcacaTAAACAAATGACATTGGCATGAACAAAAGTATGGCAAAACTATTGAGCACTATGAAATTTGGTCTGTTGTCAGGTATTACCTTATAGAAGAAAAGGCTATATTTTGATAGTTACTAATAATATTGCTttgcgaaggtatggggtcgctAAACCCTGGTTGCAGGGTGTTTTCAGAAGCTTAATTATCATAACCGGTGGACGAATTAAAGTCCATACGATCAACTTCACTTCCGCGCAATGATTTTAAAAACCCAGCAGACACCGTTTCCCAGACGATAGGCGACTGTTTAGACAGAGACTGCACTGTAAACCGATTGAGCTCGCTAATAGGATTACTATCCCTCTTCCCGCCAACCGTCGTCTGGTCTGGGCACTGATTAGTCTCGTAAAACACCCATCTCTCATTCTGGGATTGATCGGTTTATTGACGTAACCAATGACAAGTtcaagtaagaacttgacattgGGGGTACATTTGACATACCGCAGTATGCTTAGAAAAATAAGTTTTAGTCCCCTTTAAAGATACCGCCCTTAGGAATAAAAGCACCTGCCAAAAACGAAGGAACATAACTGTTTTACCCACTTGCCCAAATAAATAACGAATAATAACTTGACAAGAATGTTTTAGATATATATATCTAGCTCTTAGTAGCTCAATATCTAAACTTTGCCTTGCTACACAGCCGTGATGATTTCAGCTGAACACAATGCAACATAGCAACTGTGCTCTTCCTCACACAGATATGAGTGTGGCttttgtagcctggaatccagacctattatagctcccgagtctctctgcggagagagactcgggagctatgataggtctggattccaggctatggcTTGTGGCCCACGGCGACATTGCACGCAAGGTTAACTAAGAGTAAAAATTCTTTACGATATAAAATTATAAGTCTGTCatcccaaggacattatataatgtccatGGTCATTCTCAGTCGGCGTTTGAATACAGTACTGTGGTTGTTTCCTGCTGTCCTCGTTTTCAGGCAGGCGGCGAGGCAGGTACATAGAGGAAGGTGGCGATGAGAACGGGTCAACAACGGTTCAAAAGGAAATAACGTCAAATCGGTATCGTGTATGGCCACAGATACAGTACAGCAACTGAAATCTACTTTTATATGGACGGAAACATCATAGGCATGTACTTTTATATAGACGGAAATATCATAGGCACGTCTTTTTTTACCGCCACTAAAAAGTATTCGTTAGTCTTTGTTTTCATTGTCTCCTTGTCTCTTCCGCTAAGCGCCGAGTGATCCTTATCGGTGTAACGGCGTCGGACAGACCAGCAGACAGGCGGCAGGGTTCCGCCCAGCCCCGCCTGGGGCAGTCACAGCTAGCCGCACGGAATCACAGCAACACtagaaaatatgtacatgtacatatggagGAACGTAGGAGGGGCTAAAACTACTCATTATGCCACAAGAACGGTCTTTAGCCTGACACATTACAAGGCTGTGCAGTGACCCGTATCAAATTACAGAGCTCTAATTTTGTACAACAAATTTTCATGCAAATTATTGGCCGGagaaaatcaaatatttgccaTGAACGAAATGACATCATTTGGGTATAAGACTGCTGGCACGCACAAGCTTATAGACAAAATTAATATAAATAtgtacttggtgtaaattttaCAACAAAGTGAAGTTTGTATCGTTTTCAAGAAGAAGGCAATTTCTTCCCGAGTTTAATCACTTGGTACAGACGGTCggagtgttttgttttttttaaatttggcgatgggccgagttgacctcggcaatgggccgagttgaccaccgcgatgggccgagttgaccagatttgcgatgggccgagttggaaaattatgggccgagttgtcctgctaCCAAGgacctatttaaacctccttgctgctaCCCAGACGGTCAGTGGTTTGTTTacgttgttgttattgttgtttccCATAGATCCTAGGAATGTGCAAGGATGGAGATGCTTCGTGCATAGCTTGTTGTGAGCACATGTTACGGTTTGGCGTGCACGTTGTAGAATGGTCCAGATACTGAATGCTGTGTTGGGGCACGTTTACTCGGCCATGCAGGTCCCACAATCGTGTACTGCAGTTGCAGCCCGTAGTAAGGCATGGAACCCATGCGACAACACGGGAATTCTATGCGACTGACACCATAATTTGCCATGGGGTGTAGAAACGTAGGGGCGAATAAAAACACAACTTAAACAATTGGCCATTTTCAGGCTTGACATTATACTATTGGAGGATTGGAGGGGAATGGTGAGTCCGGTCGGTTGAACACCCTGGTTGAACACAGTGTTGTTATCGTCAATTTTCTATCCCCGTGGGTCAGGATAATTAGTGTCATGTCTGCCATGCGAGCAAGATGACGTATTCT
Coding sequences:
- the LOC136447893 gene encoding BMP and activin membrane-bound inhibitor homolog, which gives rise to MGTGRCLVGTKASLLSPFFLASLLVAVVKAEIRCYCNTPTCVTTGYMCKSELGICYSDLVGDYRKNSPPEHGCIDHRPESRSPALCPDGSAEGHSRDWPLVQCCREDMCNYNDLPGMTFQTSSDRTDHERQNDWSPVGPDELPSSSAIWFRAAVIAVPITGAVILTFLVFVAIRMLRNEDKRHRKRHQILSALHRGYPYSQKTLISVRTQDVEKELTATPSDCGADNSPLSTSETKKDISTSHSNVTLVHWERCNVTESIDVI